CGGCAAGACCATTCCGCAGATCGCCCTCAACTGGCTCTTGCAGCGCCCGAGCGTGTCGACAGTGATCATTGGCGCCCGCAATGAAGAGCAACTGCGCCAGAATCTCGGCGCCGTCGGCTGGAACCTGACCAGGGATCAGGTGGCGAAACTCGATGCCGCGAGCCTCACCACCGCCCCCTATCCCTATTGGCATCAGTTCGAATTCGTCGAGCGCAACCCCTTCCCGGTCGACCGAGGTTGACGGGGACGGATACGAATTCTACAGCAGGGGCCCGGCAAACATTGGATTGCCGGGCTTTTTAACCTTATCCAGCAAAGTCAGGACAATGACAGACCAGCTCCTTCGCGCCGCCGCTCTCGACAGCAAGGCGTGGCCTTTTGAAGAGGCCCGCAAGCTTTTGGAGCGCGTGAAGGGCAAAAAACAGCCGGTCAAGGAGGTCCTGTTCGAGACCGGCTACGGTCCGTCGGGATTGCCGCATATCGGCACCTTCGGCGAGGTGGCCCGCACATCCATGGTGCGCCATGCCTTCGAGACCATGTCGGATATCCCGACGCGGCTCCTGTGCTTCTCCGACGACATGGACGGCCTGCGCAAGGTGCCGGACAATATCCCCAACAAGGAACTGGTCGCCCAGCATCTTGGCCGCAAGCTCACCACCATTCCCGATCCCTTCGGGAAATATGAGAGCTTCGGCCATCACAATAACGCCATGCTGCGCCGCTTCCTCGACGCCTATGGCTTCGACTACGAGTTCGCCAGCTCGACCGAATATTACACCGCCGGCCGCTTCGACAAGGCGCTGCTCAGGGCGCTCGAATGCTATGACGAGATCATGGCGATCATGCTGCCGTCGCTGCGCGAGGAGCGCTCGCAGACCTATTCGCCCTTCCTGCCGGTTCATCCGGATTCGGGCGTCGTCATGCAGGTGCCGATCGAAAGCCGCGATGTGAAGGCGGGCACCATCGTCTGGCGCGATCCGGCTTCCGGCAAGGCCTATGAGACTCCGGTCACCGGCGGGCACTGCAAATTGCAGTGGAAGCCCGACTGGGCCATGCGCTGGTATGCGCTCGACGTCGACTATGAGATGGCGGGCAAGGACCTGATCGACTCGGTCAAGCTTGCGAGCCGCATCTGCAAGGTACTGGGCGCTCCGCCGCCCGACGGCTTCAATTACGAGCTCTTCCTCGACGAGAAGGGTCAGAAGATCTCGAAGTCGAAGGGCAACGGCCTGACCATCGATGAATGGCTGACCTATGCCGATCCGCAGAGCCTGCAGCTCTTCATGTATTCGAAGCCGCGCGAGGCGAAGAAGCTCTATTTCGACGTGATCCCGCGCGCCGTCGACGACTACCAGGCCTTCCTCGACGCCTATCCGCGCCAGGATTTGGCGCAGAAGCTCATGAACCCGGTGTGGCACATCCATACGGGCTCGCCGCCTCAGCCGGAAGTGCTGGTCTCCGAACAGGGCGGGCGCACCCAGGCCGTCTCCTTCGCGCTCCTTCTCAATCTCGTGGCGGTCGCCAATGCCGAGAGCAAGGATGTGCTCTGGGCGTTCCTCAAGCGTTATGCGCCGTCGGTGTCGCCCGAGACACATCCGCGCCTCGACGCGCTGGTTGGCTATGCCATCCGCTACTTCCAGGACTTTGTGAAGCCGCAGAAGAAATACCGCCAGGCCACCGCGGAGGAGCGCCAGGCCCTGGAGGAATTGTCTTCGGCACTCGAGCGTCTGCCCAAGGAGGCGACACCGGAAGCGATCCAGCAGACCGTGTATGATGTCGGCCGCCGCGATCCCTACAAGACGGTGCAGAAGGACGGCTCGACCGGCGTGTCGCTGGCCTGGTTCAACACGCTCTATCAGGTGTTGCTGGGCGAAGAGAAAGGCCCGCGCTTCGGGTCCTTCGCCGCGCTGTACGGCCTCGACAATACGCGGGCCCTGATCGGCAAGGCGCTGAAGGGCGAGCTCGGCTGAGATCTGTTCGCTGGTTGCAACGGACGCAATCGCGCAAGCGATCACGTCCGAGCCAGAACTCATGGCTTGCGATAATCCTCGCCGGCCATCTTCGCTCCTGTTCGCTCTCTTTACTGGCTAGCCCAGATAATGCGCGCGATCCAGTCGATGTCCTTCATATCGATGCTCTTGAGCTCTTCGGCCGGATTGAAGGAGGAGAGCTCGACCGTTTTTGCCGACTGGCGGTGCAGGATGCGCGCCACCACCTCGCCATTCGTCATGCGTACGATCACCCGATCGCCCTTGCGGATCGACGTGCTCGGCGAGACGATGACGATGTCGCCTTCGCGATAGTTAGGGAGAAGGCTCTCGCCCTGGATTTCGACCGCGTAAGCATTCTGGTCGATGACGCCCGGCGACTCGATCTCGTCCCAGGAGGTGCCGGTAGGAAATCCTGAATCGTCGAAGAAGCCCGGCTTGCCCGCTTGCGAATAGGCAATGAGGGGGAATCTGCCGGCGCTTCGGCGGCTGACCCTTGCGTCCGCTCAGGAGATCGCTGAATTCCTCGATCGAGGCGCCCGAGGCCTCGAGGACGCGCGCGATGCTTTCAGTGGTGGGCCAGCGCGGACGCCCATCCGGTCCATGCCGCTTCGACGGATTGAAGGACGTCGGATCGAGACCGGCCTTCTTGGCGAGGCCGGATGCCGAGAACCCATAGCGCTCGGCGATGACGTCGATCGCAGTCCAGACTTGCTTATGCGTGAACATGGCCGCGCTCCTTGAAAAAGCTTAGGGCGTGCGATGCAGTTCTGTGTTTTCGTGTTTATAGGAATAATACCTTAAGTAGAGGGCTTTGTCGAGTCTCGCCAAATGTCGCTCCGGTAAGGGTTTCCGGCTTGGCCGACATGGTCTAAGGCACGCGGCGAAGGAGTGAATATGACGACGATCTACAAGGTCCTGGGCCGTGACGAATGGGAAAAGGCGCTGGCGCGAGGCGTTTTCGAAGGGTCCGAAGTCGATCGGCGGGATGGCTTCATTCATTTCTCGGCGGCACAGCAACTGCGCGAAACGGTGCGCCGGCATTTTACCGCGCGTCCCGACCTGATCCTCGCCGCTGTCGATTCTTCGGTGCTGGGGCCTGATCTCAAATGGGAAGAATCTCGCGGTGGCGATCTCTTTCCTCATCTCTATTCGGTGCTTTCCCTCGATAAAATCACTCAGGCGGCACCCTTGCCTTGGCTCGGAGAGACTCATGATTTCCCGGTGGACATTCCCGCATGAGCCTCGCCCGCAATACCTTCCCCTTTATCCGCCCGCTGCTGCACGCTTTCGATGCCGAGACGGCGCACCGTCTGACTATCGCCGCGATGAAGCTGGCTCCCGCCTTTCGGCCCGCTGCTCCGGCACCCGAGCTCGCGATGCAGCTTTTCGGTCTCTCCTTCGCGCACCCGTTGGGGCTTGCCGCCGGCTTCGACAAGAATGGCGAGGTGCCTGACGCCATGCTGGCGGAGGGCATGAGCTTCGTCGAAGTGGGCACGGTGACGCCTCGGCCGCAGCAGGGCAATCCGCGGCCGCGCCTCTTCCGTCTGAGCGAGGATGAGGCGGTGATCAACCGCATGGGCTTCAACAATGAAGGCCATGACGCTTTGCGTCGCAGACTCGCGGCACGCCGCGCGAAGGGCGGCATTGTCGGCGTCAATATCGGCGCCAACAAGGATACCGACGATCGCATCGGCGATTATGTGAAGGGCCTCGAAGCCTTCCGCGATCTCGCCAGCTATGTGACGGTGAATATCTCCTCGCCCAACACGCCGGGCCTGCGCAATCTCCAGTCCAAAGCCGAGCTCGAGGCCTTGCTTGGCCGCCTGAATGAGGTCCGCGCGCGCAAACCGTCGCCGCCGCTACTGGTCAAGATCGCACCCGATCTCGCCGAAGCGGATCTCGACGACATGGCGGCTGTCCTGCTCGACCAGAGGGTCGACGGGGTCATCGTTTCCAACACCACGATCAGCCGGCCGCGCTTGCGCTCGGCCCTTGCCAGCGAGACCGGCGGCCTTTCGGGACGGCCGCTGTTCGACCTGTCGACGCGCATGCTGGCCCTCATGTATCTGAGGCTCGATGGCCGCATCCCGCTGGTCGGCGCCGGCGGCATCGACAGCGCCGAGGCCGCCTTTGCCAAGATCGAGGCGGGCGCCAGCCTTTTGCAGATTTATTCGGCGCTCGTCTTCAAGGGGCCTTCGCTCATCGCCGAGATCATCGCGGGGCTGGCGGTGAAAAGCCGGTCTTCGGGGCTCGCAAGCATCGCCGCGGCCGTCGGGCGGCAGGCCCGGGCCTACCAGAAGCGGCCCGGAATGTAGCGTCCGAAAATTTTGGCATAGGCGCCCGATTCCTGCAGTTGGTCGAGGGCGTAGTCGAAGGCCTGCTTCAACTCCTCGTCGCCGCGGCTGACCAGAAAGGCATAGGGCCGGCTGAACAGCGCGTCGTCGTAATAGGCGCCTTCGACATATTTACAGCAGCCCTGCGAGGCATCGCCGCGCAGCCAATAGACCATCTGCAGCCCGTCGCCGAACAGAAGCTCGACCTTGGAAGTGCGCAGCGCGTCCTGGGCATCGCTCAGCGTCGGATAGGGAACGATCTCCGCATCGGCGAAATTGCGCTTGAGCCAGGTCTCGTAGCCGCTGCCGGCGACGACGCCGATGCGCTTGCCGTCCACTTCCTCTGGCGTCACCGCCTTCATTTCGCTTTCCTTGCGCGCCGCGAAGCGTCCTATGGCGCGATAGATCGGCCGCGTTGCCTGGAACCTGGCGAGCGTCTTCTCGTCGAGGCGCAGCCCCGCCACGACACCGTCGGTATTGTCCGGTCCGCCGGCCAGCTTTTCCCAAGGCAGAAGCACGATATTGCACTTGGTGCGCAGCTCCGCGCAGACCGCCTCGGCCGTCTCGACCGCGATGCCCTTGGCCTCCCCCGCCGGGCCCGTGTAGCTGAAGGGGGCAAAATCGTCGTCCACCCTGACAATGATGGATTCGCGCGTGAATGCGGCGGGCTTGCCGCCGAGATCGATATGCCTGAAGCGAGGCAGCGCCGGCGCCTCTTCGGCCGCGGTCCCGATGCTCGCGGTGGTGTTCTGATCCTGCGCCCAGGCGGAAGGGGACCCCGCCAGGCTCATGGCGAGGAGGGCTAGGATGAGGGCGGCTTTTTGCTGACGCGGATCCCGGAACATTGCCGCCAGACCTACAACCTCCCAGCGGCAAAAAAAAGTCCGTCACATCCGCAGCAACTGGCCGACAAAAGCACCGAGCTCATGGCGATAGCGGGCCGGATTCTCATGCCAGGATTGCAGGTGGGTCGCCCTGGTCCTGACATAGGTCGTGGCGCCGTACCGGGTCGTTACGACCTCATCGCTGATGCTCGCCGGCACCAGACGGTCGCCCGTGCCATGGGCAATGAACAGGGGGCCGGGAAAGTTGGCAATGGCGTCGATGCTCCTCGCCTCCGTCAGGTCCACGGGCAGCTGCAGGGCCAGTATGCTATGCACCACCGGCTCGATTACCGCCGGCAGCGGGAATCCGAGCTGGCTGATCAGATTGCGTATGATGGCCCGGCTGTCGAGGGCGGGAGAATCGAGGATCAGCGCGGTGACGGTGTCTGCCTGAGAGGAGCGCATGAGGAACTGTCCCACGATGGCGCCGCCCATCGATTCGCCCACCAGGATAATCCGCTTGGCGCCGCGCTGGCGCAGGAAGGCGACGGCGGCATCGAGATCCTTCCATTCGGTGAGTCCGAAGGAATATTGCCGCTCGGCCGACAGCGGCGAGCCGGTATCGTTACGGTAGCTGACGAGCAGGACGGGGACGCCGGCGTCATGCAGCACCGAGAGGTGACGATAGCCGTTCTCCCGGATGCCCGCTATGCCATGGACATAGACGGCCGCCAGGTCGGTGGCGCCCGGCGCCGGCACCAGCCAGGCGGGCGCCAGGCCGAGTTCGGTCGCGATCATCACCTCTTCGAACGGATAGCCGAAGGCCGTCTGGGGGTCGCCGCGGAAACCGACGGCATAAGGATTGAGCACCGGATGCGTCGGGCGGCTCGATTGCGAGACGGTGAGCAGATCGCTGGCACTGCGCGCGATGATCCAGCCGCTGCCTACGATATAGAGAAGGAAGGCCGCGGTGAGGAGGGATATAGCGATGACGAGTTTTCTCACGGCCGGCTTCATCACATGCGGGCGAGGAGCAGCACTTCGTTGCCCTGCGCGTCAAGCAGGAAGAGTTTGCCGCGCGGGTTGTCGACCCGCCACTTCCGGACATCGTTGAGGGCGCCGAGGAACTTGGACTCCTGGTCCATGACGGCCGGCGCGCAGGCCATCCGGGTCGAGGCCAGCGGGCTGAAGGTGATCCGCTCGCCGGAAATATCAGCCTTGCCGCTGATCCGGTTGCAGCCGCCGCTGCCCGACACCCTGCCATCGGCGGCGATGTCGAGCACTGTCTGCAGACTGTCGATCACGCCACGCCGGCGGATCGATTCCGCCAGCCACTTGCCGCTGGGATTGGAGGTCTCGCTCGCGACGCGCTCGACCTGGATGTCCGTCACATTCGGCTTGCCGGTGAATACGGAATGACGGGTCGTCGAGATGAACCATAATTTGCCGTTGACGGTAATGCGCGCCTGCAGCGCGTAAGACCGATTGCGGCGGATGCGGTCTTGGTCATAGCGCAGCCGGTAAGGAATGGGCATACGGTGGCGCGTCTTGACACGGGTGACCGCGATCGTCTTCGCCGGAGCGTCGGCGAGCGAGATATCGAGCAGGCGTACTTCCAATATGGCATGCGGCGGCAAGGCGATGCGCTCGCGGTAAGAGACGCTGCCTCTAAGACTCTGGGTTGCCGCAAGCGCCGGCGATACCGGTAGAAGCGCCAGCATTGCGGCAAGGCCCATGAGCTTACGCCGCGATATAGGGTTAACGCATCTACGATGGCTCATGCACGCCTCCTGCCCGATCTTTCTATACAACAAAATAAGGTTGCAAGGGGGCTTAGTTGCATTGGCGCGCGGTGAAACTTGTTGCAATTGGCGCGAAATTCTTCAAGCTTCGGCATAGCGCGGGATGCGAAAAAGTGGATGCCGGTTTTTCGCAAGAATCCCGCGTTAAAATACTAGAATCGATCACGTTTATGAGTTTTGATTGCCTCAATCAAAACTCATCGTGATCTAGGGGAAAAGCCTGGGGCGGCAAAAGTGGCGACGGGGCCGAAGGAAACTGCGCGCGGAGAGGGCGGGGGCGAGAAGTCTGCGCCACGCTATGTGCTGCCCGCCATTCCCACCGCCGCCGAATTGCAGGAAGCGATCGCGCGCATGACGCCTTCGGAATCCCAGCAAGCCTTCCGCCATCGCGTGCTGCCGATCGCCTGGGAACCGGGCCGCGTCGCTTATGTGGCGGCGGGCGAACGCGCCAAGACCTATGCCGCGGGGCAAGGGCTCACTGTCTCGGCAGTGACCAACGAGCGCACCTTGCTGCGCGAACTGCAGCGAGGGCGTGAAAGCGAGCTAATTTATCAGGCGGCTTCCGGGCTCAAGGAGCGATTTCCTCAGCATTCGGCCGCGCAGGGATTCACGGCCGATCAGGCGCTGTGGCTTGTCTTCGGTATCGGGCTTATCGCCTTCGCCGCGATGTGGGACCGTCCGACCGCTGAGGTCGCGGGCTTTTCCGTGATGCTGGCGGTGCTTGCGCTGGTGGCCGCTCTCGACATCTGGTGCCTACTGCCGGCGCGGCTGCCGAAGGCGCCGCCGCTCAACGCCATTCCTGACGACGGGCTGCCGGTCTACACGGTTCTCGTACCGCTGCTGCGCGAGGCCAGGCTCGCCGAACGAGTGGTGAGCGTCCTCGGTACTCTCGATTATCCCAAGGCCAAGCTCGACATCAAGCTTGTCCTCGAAGAGGGCGACCGCGCCACCCTCAAGGCCTTCGAGGACATGCGCCTGCCCTCTCATGTGGAAATCATCATGGTGCCGCGGCGGGCGCCGGAGACGCGGCACAAGGCCCTGAACTATGCCTTGACCTTTGCGCGCGGCGACCTGCTCGCCGTCTATCATGCCGACGACATGCCGCCCGCGGACCAGTTGCGCCGTGTCGCCGGTGCCTTTGCGCTGGCACCGAAGACGGCGGTCTGCCTGCAGTCGCAGGTGGTCTTCTACAACCGTCATGAGAACTGGCTGACGCGTCAGAGCGCCATCGAGCAGGCCGTCCGCTTCAAGCTCCTGTTTCCACGCCTGGCCCGCTTCGGCGCGCCGCTGATCTCCGGGGGCGCCGCGTGTCACTATCGCGTCGCGGTGCTGCGCCAGCTCGGCGGCTTCGATTCACATAATCTGGCGCCCGATTCGGGGCTGACGGTGCGGCTGGCGCGTTTCGGATATCGTACCGCGCTCTTCCCCATGCTGACACGCAGCGAGGCGCCGTGCCGCCACAAGGAATGGATGGCCCGGCGCGTGCGTGCCATCAAGGGTGCCTTGCAGACGGCGCTGGTCAATACGCGCACGCCGTTCCGGATGTGGCGCGAATTGGGCTCGCGCAACTTCCTTCTGACCCAGGCGCTGACCGGCGGCGCCATTATCGTGGCGCTGTTGCATCCCGTCTTCCTAGTCTGGTTTGCACTTGCCTTCACGCTGGGGGCAATCGGCCAGCCGGTGACAGGACGGCTCTGGCTATTCCTGCTCGCGCTCTATGGGCTGGTCGCGGTCCTTGCCGGCCTTGCTGCATTGGCAATCTCCGTGCGTGCCGCGCTGGCCCTCGGCCGCGGCTTTGGCTGGGCGATGGCGCTCGCCACTTTGCCGGTCTATTGGCTGATGATCTCCCTCGCCACCTGGATCGCGGTGCTGCAATTCTTCACCAAGAGCCGGCGCTGGTCCAAGACGGCGCATGGCGTGAGCCGCGTCAAGCCGCAGTCCGCTCAGGCGGGGAAGGCGGCGCCGTCGCCCTCGCCATCACCGCCGACGTCCAAGCCGGAAATGAAGCCGGCGGGCTAGCGCGGGATGCGATAGAGTGGGCACCGGTTCTTCGCGCAAAATCCGCGCTAACATATAAGAATCGATCACGTTAATGAGTTTGGATTGACTTAATCCAAGCTCATCGTGATCTGGGCGATTACGTCGCCGACCGGATGCGGGAGCGGCGTTTATGTCGGCCCTGCGGAGGGCCTCTCCGAGGTTGGTCGCGCCGGCCTTTCGTTCTAAAGTCATTATGTTGCACTGCAAATTGGAACTTCGCCGGCGAACCTGACGCGGAGGGAGCGATCTTGCGTGGCGCCCTTTGACTTAGGTCAAGGTCGAGGACCGGCGAAACCGATAGTTGTAAAATACGGTCAACGGAACTCACGGAGCGAAACATGGACAAGCGCATATTGGTGGCGACGGATGGTACGGAGCACTCGAGGATCGCCGTCGCCTATGCCGTTCACTTGGCCGGCCGGACCGGCGCGGAACTGGTGATCGCCTTGGTGAATGTAGCGCTGGGAGGCGCCCGTGGTCCGCTGCTCTATATGTTCGAAGATGAGGAGGCGGGAAAGATCGTGCGTCAGGCGGCCGAGGAGGCGCGCCGCGACGGAGTAAAGGCAGTCTCGGAGGTGGTCATCGCCAGCCGTGAGGCCGATATTGGAATTATCCAATATGCGGATGAGAAGAAGATCGATCATATTGTCGTTGGTACCGGCGAGAAGCGAGGAGTCTCGCGCCTTGTACTTGGTTCCGTTGCGGCCGACATTGCGCGCCGGGCGCGCTGCACCGTCACCGTGGCGCGCTGAGCTTCCGATGAAACGCACAAGATCCATGAACATTGCCGGTGCCGCCTTGGCACTTTCGTCGGCTTTCGTCCTGGCCGGTTCGGCACGGAGCGCAGAGGCGTCCCTGCAACAGGGGCGCGCCATCGCCGAGGCCAATTGCGCGCGATGCCACAATTTAGAGAAGAGTGGTGACAGTCCGTTCCCACCGGCTCCTCCCTTTCGGGTGATAGCGAAAATGTATGCGGCGTCCGATCTCGAGGAAGCCCTTGTAGAAGGCATCGTGGTGGGGCATCCGGCGATGCCCGAATTCACGATGTCGGGCGAAGAAGCCGCGGCGCTTTCGATGTTCATCGACAGCCTCGGCCGCTAGCATCGGACCGTTTGAGCGCCGGACCGATTCTACGAGAATGTCCGGCGCTCTAATGCGAGAAGAGCACCGGGCAGCTCATGCCGGCGAGCACCGTTCGCGTCGCCCCACCCAGGATCATTTCGCTGATGCGCGAATGCCCATAGGCGCCCATCACGAGCAATTCGGCGCCGCTATCTGAGACCACGTCCAGCAGAACCTCACCCGCCTCCCGGCCTCCCGTGGAGATCGGGTCGAAAACCGCATTGACGCCGTGCCGGGCGAGCGTGGTGGCGAGCTCGGTATCGGGTACGCCGCGCGTATAGGAGTGCGTCTTCTCAGGATCCACCGCGAACAGCTGAACTTTCCTGGCCCGTTTCAAGAGCGGCAGGCTGTCGAAGGTGGCCCGTGCGGCCTCGCGTGTCCCGCTCCAGCCGACGACGATGAAGTCCGCGCTAAGGCTCGTCCTTTTGCCTGTTCTCGGCACCACGATCGTCGGCCGGCCGGAGGAAAGCATGACCCGCTCGACGAAACCGCGGTCGGTAACCGACAGTGCGCTTTCCTTCGCGGGCTGGCTGACGATGGTGATATCGCAATGGCGGGCGCGGTCGATCGCATGGTTGGTGATGTCGGGACCGCTCGCCTCGACGGCGTCGAATGTGCCGCGAATACCGTTTTCCTCGAGAACGGCTTCGAAGCTGGTGCGGACGGATCTCTCTGCGTTTCTGAACAGATCGCGTTTCTCTTCGAGAACAACCGGCTCGAAGCCGATCCCCGCAAGGATTTCGACGGCGGGGACGACATAGAGACCTTGCAGATGGGCGTCGAGATCGTGGGCGAGCTTTGCCGCGCATTCCAGAAGGACAGAGTTGCGATCGAGGTCATTGAGGCTCAACAGGATCGTCCTGTAGGACATTGCGTTCTCCTTCGGAGTGACACGGGGTACCGGACGAATACGGGGCGGGACCAGGAAAGTCTTTGATCGAGGTCAAGCCGTCAGTCGGCAGATAGCGCGGGATACGAAAAAGTGGGCGCCGGTTTTTCGCGAGAATCCCGCGCTAACATATAAGAATCGATCACGTTTATGAGTTTGGATTGACTCAATCCAAACTCATCGTGATCTAGCCGGAGCGGCCGGGTCGCGATCCGAGACTCTGCAAGGCCAAGTCACGAAGCTCCGCCGTCACCTTGGCGGCATCCAGAAAGGTCCAACCGGGCGGGGTTTCCGTGACCGGCTGCCGGCGCGCTATTTCTGGCGTCGCGTCCGAAGCGTCATTGATGCGTGTGATAAGGCGGTCGATCAGCAGTCCGGTCGGCGCTTCGAGCCAGAAGCCGCGGAAATCCGCTCCCGCCTGTTTGGCGAGCTGCGTCACGGCGTTCCGCTCGAATCCGTTGAGGAAGGTCGCGTCGACAATGACGCTTTGTCCCGCCTGCAAGGCGGAGCAGGCCTGTTTGTCGAGGGCCTCATATATGCGATGCGAGACTTCCGGCTTGTAGGCGGAGGCGGGAAGCCGTTCGGTTTCGGGGACATGAAACTGGCGTTTGCGCTCGATGTCGCTTCTGAGATGTATGGCACCGGGCGCGCGGCCGACGCGCGGCGCAAGCGCCCGGGCGAGCGTGCTCTTGCCGGTGCCGGAACGCCCGCCGATGGCGATCAGGAATGGCCGCTCCGGCCTCAGGAACTCCTGTGCCGTCTCGAAGTAGAGGCGAGCTTCGTTTGCCGCCCCCGGCGCGGCCGGGGACTTGGCCGCGTTGAGCGCCGCAACCTTGGCCCTGATCGCCGCTCTGAGGCTCAGGAACAGAGGCAGTGCCGCGAGTCCGTTCAGTTCATCGATAAGATCCTTCGTGAGCCAGAGGTAGCGGTTGAGTACCTCGTTCGCCTCGCCGGTGAGGTGTTTGCCCCACAGATCCATAATAAGAAAGGCGAGGTCGTAAAGCGTGTCGGTCGTGGCAATCCTGTCGTCGAATTCGATCGCGTCGAAAAGCGTCGGTTTGCCGTCGAGCAGCACGATGTTGCGCAGATGCATGTCACCATGACAGTGCCGGACATGTCCCGTCGCCTCCCGGGTCATGAGGAGGCCTCGGATTTCATGGAATGACGCCCGCATCGCCCGGCTGAATTCTTCCACTTTCTCGCACGGGAAGAGTGGCGTGGCCTGGAGGAGCGCGTTCAGCGTCTCATCGATGACGCCAGCCAGCGCCTCGGTCGCCTGACCGTCGCGAACTGGTTTCGCCGCCGCATGCGCCGTGGCGATGACGGCGGCAAGGTCGCGGATGACCTGGGCGTCGAGTCCTCCCTGTTCGGCGACGCGGTCCAAGGTCCGGCTTTCGTCGAACCGACGCAGATGGACGGCCCATTCGACGACCTCGCCGGAGCCGCCGAGCTCAAAGCCCGCCGGCGTTCTGCTGATCGCGACGACGCCTTTGTATATGCCGGGTGCGAGCTTGCGGTTGATCGTGTATTCACGTTCGCAGAAATGCCGACGTTTCTCGAGAGAAGAGTAGTCGAGAAAGGCAAGCTTGATGGCGCGCTTGACCTTGTACACCTCGTCGCCGGCCAGGAAGACGACCGAGGCATGGGTATCGATCCGCGCCGGCGGTGACGTCAGATTATGCGTCTCGGCGCGGCCAAGAAAGTCGAGCACCTCTTCCTGAAGGGATACTCCCGGGCTTGTTTCAATGGACATTACAGGGTTTCGACGGTGACGACGCGATAGGTGTGCGTGCCGTCGTCCTCTATCAGTGAAACATACTCGCCGACCGTGAAGCGTTCGTCGGCGAAATGATATCCTGCGGCTTCCTCTTCGTCGCCCTGGATGTCATAGCGAAATTTCCATTGGCCGCCCGGCTGGCGAACCAGATGCCCGATGTCATGCTCTTCATCGGACCGGTAGTGAACCACGCGACAGAGATCGCGGTGTGACTTCCATTGCGCCGCGTCGATCCGGCCATTCCTATCGAGCGGCACGACGAGATCATAGCCATGCTGCTGGCTTCCCTGCGGGTAGTCGGGTTCGCGCGCCAGGCGCAGGCGGATTTTCGAGAAGCCGTCGGGAAATTTGTGGTTCGGACTCTTGTTTGTTTTCTCAGGCGACATGGGGGGCTCCAGGATTAGGTGTTCGGTTAGGCGCCAGGAATACCGGCAGATGCGAGTAGAGGTCGCTGTCGGGAACCTTGGTGAGGTTCTTGTTGATGCAGCTGGCCAACTTGTCGGTCAGCGCCGGTGTCAGGGCGTCGAGGAGGATATTCTGAAGCCTGGCCGGAGCGGCGAGGACAAGATTGTCGAAGTCGCCGATTCTCTTATGCGCCACCAAGTCCTCGGCGATCGAGCGGAGGAACGCCGTCGCGTTCGTTGCGCTCTCGCGGACACGCCCGGGCCTGCCGCGCGTTAGCTCCGGCGACGTGTCATGCCTATGTGCGCAAGCAAGATCCCGGAACGTACTGAACCGCCCCGGCCCG
This genomic stretch from Nordella sp. HKS 07 harbors:
- a CDS encoding glycosyltransferase translates to MATGPKETARGEGGGEKSAPRYVLPAIPTAAELQEAIARMTPSESQQAFRHRVLPIAWEPGRVAYVAAGERAKTYAAGQGLTVSAVTNERTLLRELQRGRESELIYQAASGLKERFPQHSAAQGFTADQALWLVFGIGLIAFAAMWDRPTAEVAGFSVMLAVLALVAALDIWCLLPARLPKAPPLNAIPDDGLPVYTVLVPLLREARLAERVVSVLGTLDYPKAKLDIKLVLEEGDRATLKAFEDMRLPSHVEIIMVPRRAPETRHKALNYALTFARGDLLAVYHADDMPPADQLRRVAGAFALAPKTAVCLQSQVVFYNRHENWLTRQSAIEQAVRFKLLFPRLARFGAPLISGGAACHYRVAVLRQLGGFDSHNLAPDSGLTVRLARFGYRTALFPMLTRSEAPCRHKEWMARRVRAIKGALQTALVNTRTPFRMWRELGSRNFLLTQALTGGAIIVALLHPVFLVWFALAFTLGAIGQPVTGRLWLFLLALYGLVAVLAGLAALAISVRAALALGRGFGWAMALATLPVYWLMISLATWIAVLQFFTKSRRWSKTAHGVSRVKPQSAQAGKAAPSPSPSPPTSKPEMKPAG
- a CDS encoding bifunctional aminoglycoside phosphotransferase/ATP-binding protein; this translates as MLDFLGRAETHNLTSPPARIDTHASVVFLAGDEVYKVKRAIKLAFLDYSSLEKRRHFCEREYTINRKLAPGIYKGVVAISRTPAGFELGGSGEVVEWAVHLRRFDESRTLDRVAEQGGLDAQVIRDLAAVIATAHAAAKPVRDGQATEALAGVIDETLNALLQATPLFPCEKVEEFSRAMRASFHEIRGLLMTREATGHVRHCHGDMHLRNIVLLDGKPTLFDAIEFDDRIATTDTLYDLAFLIMDLWGKHLTGEANEVLNRYLWLTKDLIDELNGLAALPLFLSLRAAIRAKVAALNAAKSPAAPGAANEARLYFETAQEFLRPERPFLIAIGGRSGTGKSTLARALAPRVGRAPGAIHLRSDIERKRQFHVPETERLPASAYKPEVSHRIYEALDKQACSALQAGQSVIVDATFLNGFERNAVTQLAKQAGADFRGFWLEAPTGLLIDRLITRINDASDATPEIARRQPVTETPPGWTFLDAAKVTAELRDLALQSLGSRPGRSG
- a CDS encoding universal stress protein is translated as MDKRILVATDGTEHSRIAVAYAVHLAGRTGAELVIALVNVALGGARGPLLYMFEDEEAGKIVRQAAEEARRDGVKAVSEVVIASREADIGIIQYADEKKIDHIVVGTGEKRGVSRLVLGSVAADIARRARCTVTVAR
- a CDS encoding cytochrome c, whose product is MNIAGAALALSSAFVLAGSARSAEASLQQGRAIAEANCARCHNLEKSGDSPFPPAPPFRVIAKMYAASDLEEALVEGIVVGHPAMPEFTMSGEEAAALSMFIDSLGR
- a CDS encoding host attachment protein; the protein is MPVPRTLYILADGGRARYIERIGPGRFSTFRDLACAHRHDTSPELTRGRPGRVRESATNATAFLRSIAEDLVAHKRIGDFDNLVLAAPARLQNILLDALTPALTDKLASCINKNLTKVPDSDLYSHLPVFLAPNRTPNPGAPHVA
- a CDS encoding universal stress protein, yielding MSYRTILLSLNDLDRNSVLLECAAKLAHDLDAHLQGLYVVPAVEILAGIGFEPVVLEEKRDLFRNAERSVRTSFEAVLEENGIRGTFDAVEASGPDITNHAIDRARHCDITIVSQPAKESALSVTDRGFVERVMLSSGRPTIVVPRTGKRTSLSADFIVVGWSGTREAARATFDSLPLLKRARKVQLFAVDPEKTHSYTRGVPDTELATTLARHGVNAVFDPISTGGREAGEVLLDVVSDSGAELLVMGAYGHSRISEMILGGATRTVLAGMSCPVLFSH